The DNA sequence ACCAGCAGCCCGGCGAGGGCGCCGAACATGAGTTTGCGCATATCAACCCCACAGAAGATCGCTTCTGCACCGTTACAGAAGCGCTTTGGGAGTCTGCCGCCGAATCTTCACCGGCGCATGGTCCGATCCGGTGAACCACTGACCGTCACTGGTCCGGTAACCCGCTTGCCCACCGTGTCCGGTTCGCGCACGCATCGGGCGATGCCGAACCTGCTCGCGTTCATCCCCGCCGCGTTCCTCATCGCGATGGTCCCCGGGCCCGCCACGGTCATGCTGATCAAGCAGTCGGCCCGCGGCTCGAAGCGCACCGCGTTCGCGACCATCGCCGGCATCGAAGCCGGCATCGCGTTCTGGGGACTCGCGGCGGTGTTCGGGTTGACGGCGTTGCTCGCCGCTTCCCAAGCGGCGTAAGATATCCTGCGCTTCGCGGGCGCGCTCTTCCTGATCCGCCTGGGGATCAAGGCCCTGTTCTTCCGGAGTTCCGGCGAGGAGAAGGAAATCCGGCCCGGCGCGAGCTTCCGCTCCGGTCTCGTCACGAACATCGGCAACCCGAAGGCGGGCGTGTTCGCGCTGTCGTTCCTGCCGCAGTTCGTCCCGGCGCACGCGGGCACCGGCGCGCTGCTGGTCTGCGTCGCGGCCTGGATCGCGGTCGACGTCAAGAAGTGGCTCGAGCGCACCTCGGGCGGGCTGCTGGTCGGCTTCGGCATCACCGTCGCCCTCGAAAGCCGAGGTTCACCAGCAGCGAACGGACTTCCCGCCGAACCGGGCGCACACTTGTAGTACCTGCAACGGTGTAATCGAGGTGCCCCATGGACGACGCGATGGACGCCTACTCGCGCACGGTGAGCACGGTCGCGAAGACCGTCACCCCGCACGTCGCCGGGGTCCAGCTCGCGCGCGGCAGCGGGTCGGCGGTCGTCTTCGCCGACGACGGCCACCTGCTCACCAACGCCCACGTCGTCAGCGACCACCGGCGTGGGGCCGCCACCTTCGCCGACGGCAGCGAGGTGCCCTTCGACGTCGTCGGCGCCGATCCGCTGTCCGACCTCGCCGTCCTGCGGGCGCGCGGGGAGACGCCGCCGGCCGCGGCGCTCGGGGACGCCGACCGGCTGGTCGTCGGGCAGCTCGTGGTCGCCGTCGGGAACCCGCTCGGGTTTTCCGGGACCGTCACCGCCGGGGTCGTCAGCGCGCTCGGGCGGGCGCTGCCGGTGCGGCACGGGCGCACCACCCGGTTCGTCGAGGACGTCATCCAGACCGACGCCGCGCTCAACCCCGGCAACAGCGGCGGCGCGCTCGCCGACTCCACCGGCCGGGTCGTCGGGGTCAACACCGCCGTCGCCGGCTTCGGGCTCGGGCTCGCGGTGCCGATCAACGCGACGACCCGCCGGATCATCGACACGCTCGTCGTCGAAGGCCGGGTGCGGCGCGCCTACCTCGGCGTCGTCGGCGTGCCCGCGCCGCTGCCGGACGACGTCGCCGAGCGCACCGGGCAGCGCGCCGGGCTGCGGGTGCACGAAGTCGTCTCCGACGGGCCCGCGGACCGGGCCGGCCTCCGGGCGGGCGACCTCGTGCTCACCGTCGGGCGCACCCGCGTCTCCGACGCCCAGGGCATCCAGCGGCAGCTGTTCGCGGAAGTGATCGGCACCGCGCTCCCGATCACCGTGCTGCGCAACGGAGCCATGGTCGACGTGTACGCGACCCCCGCCGAGTTGGTCGGGTGAGGTGACCGGACTTGAGTATCCCGACCCGGCGTGGCATGGTCGGGGG is a window from the Amycolatopsis sp. cg9 genome containing:
- a CDS encoding S1C family serine protease, which produces MDDAMDAYSRTVSTVAKTVTPHVAGVQLARGSGSAVVFADDGHLLTNAHVVSDHRRGAATFADGSEVPFDVVGADPLSDLAVLRARGETPPAAALGDADRLVVGQLVVAVGNPLGFSGTVTAGVVSALGRALPVRHGRTTRFVEDVIQTDAALNPGNSGGALADSTGRVVGVNTAVAGFGLGLAVPINATTRRIIDTLVVEGRVRRAYLGVVGVPAPLPDDVAERTGQRAGLRVHEVVSDGPADRAGLRAGDLVLTVGRTRVSDAQGIQRQLFAEVIGTALPITVLRNGAMVDVYATPAELVG